In the Leptospira limi genome, one interval contains:
- a CDS encoding HNH endonuclease, translating into MTDPPLEPFFSDVSDEEISRERKKAKDLKNTAWWKNKRASGICHYCGKKFKVEELTMDHLIPLIRGGKSVKANLVPACKECNFKKKHSLPFEKEFFS; encoded by the coding sequence ATGACCGATCCTCCGCTAGAACCGTTTTTCTCTGATGTCAGCGATGAAGAAATCAGTAGAGAAAGGAAAAAAGCCAAAGACTTAAAAAATACAGCTTGGTGGAAAAACAAACGTGCCTCAGGAATTTGCCATTATTGTGGGAAAAAATTCAAAGTAGAAGAGTTAACAATGGACCATCTAATTCCACTTATACGAGGCGGGAAGTCAGTCAAAGCAAATTTAGTTCCTGCTTGCAAAGAATGTAATTTCAAAAAAAAACATAGTCTACCATTTGAGAAGGAATTCTTTAGCTAA
- a CDS encoding MaoC family dehydratase translates to MYNQGKRYSEIQIGEKASFTKTISETDVYLFAGISGDFNPLHVDEEYAKTTSFGTRIAHGGLAASLLAPVLGMKLPGIGTVALETTTKFRKPVYFGDTITCLVEVVEKVERIKAVKMKIVWSNQKGEVVSKGETLVIPPG, encoded by the coding sequence ATGTACAATCAAGGAAAACGTTATTCAGAAATCCAAATTGGAGAAAAAGCATCTTTCACAAAAACAATTTCAGAAACAGATGTTTATCTTTTTGCTGGGATTAGTGGAGATTTTAATCCCTTACATGTGGATGAGGAATATGCCAAAACAACTAGTTTTGGAACAAGAATCGCACATGGGGGACTTGCTGCTTCCTTACTTGCTCCTGTATTGGGAATGAAGTTGCCTGGTATTGGAACAGTCGCCTTAGAAACAACAACCAAGTTTCGAAAACCAGTTTATTTTGGAGATACAATCACCTGTTTGGTGGAAGTTGTTGAAAAAGTCGAAAGGATAAAAGCAGTTAAAATGAAAATTGTTTGGTCCAATCAGAAAGGAGAAGTGGTGAGTAAAGGTGAAACTTTGGTCATTCCTCCTGGTTGA
- a CDS encoding acyltransferase family protein, producing MGRLIYLDNLRSFALLLGIVFHSAIVYASDIKYAIQTEERSEILSYFCYWIHSFRMPMFYMISGFFSAMVIEKKGTSFYLDGRFKRVFIPTIFGLVFLAPIQYFLMEKLNSPNLSMMEFLTSFFTKDKFQHSHIWFLVDLFLFSMIYVLIQKPLNRFANWKAFHTLPGKLFYLICFSFFLVLFAHTQFGKGESIYGIFKLTFVYQFAFFIVGVFCFFWKEILFEVSMPKIKPYAILVWAILVSLLLMELEISDPLWIYFSYANPMYRILHIFLWVLSPFLWTVFFVFTFVRFGNEEGKMGTYIIEASLPIYLLHHPISLIYAYFMKESPYPIWGKFLFHNLFVLVLSFLLYEILIKRSRSLRFIFGLKIN from the coding sequence ATGGGACGACTCATATACCTAGATAATTTACGTTCTTTTGCCTTATTGCTTGGGATTGTTTTCCATTCTGCGATTGTTTACGCTTCAGATATCAAATATGCCATCCAAACAGAAGAACGAAGTGAGATTTTATCCTACTTCTGTTATTGGATCCATAGTTTTCGAATGCCAATGTTTTATATGATTTCAGGTTTTTTTTCAGCGATGGTCATTGAAAAAAAAGGAACATCATTTTATCTAGATGGAAGGTTTAAGAGAGTGTTTATCCCTACCATTTTTGGATTGGTATTTCTTGCTCCCATACAATACTTTTTGATGGAAAAATTAAATTCACCTAATTTAAGCATGATGGAGTTTTTGACTTCGTTCTTTACAAAAGATAAGTTTCAACATTCTCATATTTGGTTTTTGGTCGATTTGTTTTTGTTTAGCATGATTTATGTTCTGATACAAAAACCTTTGAATCGTTTTGCAAATTGGAAAGCTTTCCACACATTGCCTGGAAAGCTGTTTTATCTAATTTGTTTTTCTTTTTTTCTTGTACTTTTTGCACATACACAATTTGGAAAAGGGGAATCGATTTATGGTATTTTTAAATTAACCTTTGTTTACCAATTTGCATTTTTTATTGTGGGTGTGTTTTGTTTTTTTTGGAAGGAAATTCTTTTTGAAGTTTCTATGCCAAAAATTAAGCCTTATGCGATTTTGGTTTGGGCAATTTTAGTTTCTTTGTTACTCATGGAGTTAGAAATCTCCGATCCTCTATGGATTTATTTTTCCTATGCAAATCCAATGTATCGAATTCTCCATATTTTTCTATGGGTCCTTTCTCCTTTTTTATGGACTGTGTTTTTTGTATTCACCTTCGTTCGGTTCGGAAATGAAGAAGGTAAAATGGGAACATATATCATAGAGGCAAGTTTGCCAATTTACTTATTACACCATCCTATTTCTTTGATCTATGCCTATTTTATGAAAGAGAGTCCTTACCCGATTTGGGGTAAGTTTCTCTTTCATAATCTTTTTGTTTTGGTACTTAGTTTTTTACTGTATGAAATTTTAATCAAAAGATCGCGATCGTTACGTTTTATCTTTGGATTAAAAATAAATTAA
- a CDS encoding DUF1292 domain-containing protein produces MENKEFGFQADDFLPNRTSEEIDLVDEKGNSYQWEVFYSFSLMGNDYLVFIPTTEQEYQFVNVEMDDPDSEVPGYIVMRLGQDEAGEEILEEILDEDELEEVREFVEDEIGLVGQFLNQEE; encoded by the coding sequence ATGGAAAATAAGGAATTTGGATTCCAAGCAGATGATTTTTTACCCAATCGAACATCGGAAGAAATTGATTTGGTGGATGAAAAAGGAAATAGTTACCAGTGGGAAGTTTTTTATTCTTTTTCCTTAATGGGAAATGATTATCTTGTTTTTATACCCACAACAGAACAAGAATACCAATTTGTAAATGTAGAAATGGATGATCCAGATTCGGAAGTGCCTGGTTACATTGTGATGCGACTTGGACAAGACGAAGCAGGAGAAGAAATCTTAGAAGAAATTTTGGACGAAGATGAACTGGAAGAAGTCCGTGAATTCGTAGAAGATGAAATTGGTTTAGTTGGCCAATTCCTCAACCAGGAGGAATGA